In Humulus lupulus chromosome 7, drHumLupu1.1, whole genome shotgun sequence, the following are encoded in one genomic region:
- the LOC133789624 gene encoding G-type lectin S-receptor-like serine/threonine-protein kinase LECRK3, with protein MTLSSQLVLLPLLFFLSANQVLPQTSNGRVSLGDSLFATENSSSWLSQNGEFAFGFRKLRNQDDIFFLLCIWYVKKPDKTIIWCANGDKPAEARSNVVLTPEIGLALTTPLGEELWKSESVDESVANGVMSDEGNFVLEGSNSNKLWESFKNPTDTILPSQVLDMGQVLSSHQSQTNYSKGRFQFRLREDGNVVLNTVNLPSNYANEPYYATNISGESSNPVIATTHIVFNESGYLYVSRGNGEIFNLTQGRVVSTRDYYVRATISFNGIFTQYFHPKIFSSNVSWTPLWSIPDNICISTVVWAGIGVCGYNAICSLKEDKGPKCECLEGYSLINPDDSYGSCKPDFIQGCKEDEITSSGKDAYDIVELRNAGWPGSDYIRIASSTKETCKKSCLNDCLCAVAVLRGGTCWKKSDQEKPERFDSSYIGDIKCLCMC; from the exons ATGACTCTATCTTCTCAACTTGTTCTTCTTCCCTTGCTCTTTTTTCTATCAGCAAACCAAGTTCTTCCTCAAACCAGTAATGGCAGAGTGAGCTTAGGAGATTCCCTTTTCGCAACAGAGAACTCTTCCTCTTGGCTCTCTCAGAATGGCGAGTTTGCTTTCGGCTTTCGCAAGCTTAGAAACCAAGACGATATCTTCTTCTTGCTATGCATATGGTATGTCAAGAAACCTGACAAAACCATAATTTGGTGTGCCAATGGAGATAAGCCGGCTGAAGCGAGATCAAATGTGGTGCTAACTCCTGAAATAGGACTTGCTCTAACTACTCCTCTAGGCGAAGAGCTATGGAAGTCTGAGTCAGTTGATGAAAGTGTTGCCAATGGTGTCATGAGTGATGAAGGAAACTTTGTCCTTGAAGGTTCCAATTCAAACAAGTTATGGGAAAGCTTTAAGAATCCAACTGATACTATTTTGCCAAGCCAGGTATTGGACATGGGACAAGTCCTTTCATCTCATCAATCACAGACTAACTATTCCAAAGGAAGGTTCCAATTTCGTTTGCGAGAAGATGGGAATGTTGTGCTCAACACAGTAAACTTGCCTTCTAACTATGCCAATGAGCCTTATTATGCAACTAACATCTCTGGTGAAAGCTCTAATCCAGTGATTGCAACCACACATATAGTTTTCAATGAATCAGGTTACTTGTATGTTTCCAGAGGGAATGGTGAAATATTCAATCTGACACAAGGAAGAGTTGTGTCAACAAGAGACTACTACGTTCGAGCAACAATTAGTTTTAATGGAATTTTCACACAGtattttcatcccaaaatttttAGTAGCAATGTGAGTTGGACACCTCTTTGGTCTATAccagataacatatgcatttcaaCTGTTGTTTGGGCAGGTATTGGAGTTTGTGGGTACAATGCCATTTGCAGCCTCAAGGAGGACAAGGGGCCAAAGTGTGAATGCTTAGAAGGGTACTCTCTAATCAATCCTGATGACAGTTATGGAAGTTGTAAACCAGATTTCATTCAAGGCTGTAAGGAGGATGAGATAACTAGCTCTGGGAAAGATGCATATGATATTGTGGAGCTCAGGAATGCTGGTTGGCCCGGATCAGATTACATTAGAATAGCATCTTCCACTAAAGAAACCTGCAAAAAATCTTGTTTGAATGACTGTTTATGTGCTGTTGCTGTTCTGAGAGGAGGGACTTGTTGGAAGAAGAG TGATCAAGAAAAACCAGAGCGGTTTGATTCTAGTTACATTGGGGATATTAAGTGCCTCTGTATGTGTTAA
- the LOC133789616 gene encoding pentatricopeptide repeat-containing protein At1g77360, mitochondrial-like — protein MVDIVTYGIMVDVLCKAGRVDEAIGIVRTMDSNGCKPTSFIYSVLVHTYGVENRIEDAVDAFMEMESKGVEADVVVYNALIGAFIKVDRFKNAYRVLNDMDSKGIMPNSRTCNVMLNGLIGRGKTEEAFKVFRRMVKVCQADSDTYTMMIKIC, from the coding sequence ATGGTTGATATTGTGACTTATGGTATAATGGTTGATGTTCTCTGTAAGGCTGGGAGAGTTGATGAAGCTATTGGAATTGTGAGGACAATGGATTCCAATGGTTGCAAACCGACTTCGTTTATTTACAGTGTTTTGGTTCACACATATGGGGTGGAGAACAGGATTGAAGATGCTGTGGATGCCTTTATGGAAATGGAAAGCAAGGGTGTTGAAGCAGATGTGGTTGTGTATAATGCTttgattggtgctttcattaaggtGGACAGGTTCAAGAATGCTTATAGGGTGTTAAATGACATGGATTCAAAAGGGATAATGCCTAATTCAAGGACTTGTAATGTGATGTTAAATGGCTTGATTGGCAGAGGGAAGACAGAGGAGGCATTTAAGGTGTTTCGGAGGATGGTTAAGGTATGCCAGGCGGATTCAGACACTTACACGATGATGATAAAGATATGCTGA
- the LOC133789623 gene encoding probable disease resistance RPP8-like protein 2 encodes MSLTRIALNHHRATIDPKDTLKDYAQRNHIKSLSDVELAKKLHDFQKEWKCLVLLDDIWTTKTWDLLKHAFPQGDTDSKILLTTRNKDVALHVDRHGFIHEPHLLSDNESWELFQNKYFCVGMDPSSSDSDDNERKKELAVEMLKKCAGLPLAIIVLAGLLSKKHTIYEWEQMKRNIVRCIGQGEQHDDSKYRSVWWVLGLSYSELPCHLKPCFLYLSRYAEDAVIRVKELCLILIAEGFISLRGSCMETIEDVAYDCLSELVERSMIQVKDMSSTGRIKSFCIHDLMRDLCVSKARDENFLHLMDLRNKVEEPIESVSTVPITNVRRLAIYCDRESTGNDFVHMVRNMDGSLRYLSVHERHIAFEGGVFRHVCNRFLRLRVLIIDFRDFQRTTMLPKEIGNLIHLRLFSMPNSRIKMIPSYFGNWRCLQTLRVWTDSDKIPNSMCKLEQLRHLYFLNSYLSTGVRIGEFLRSTKSRNLLQTLVGIRTKHLFLSDLLQLKNLKKLAIVVDGNFDSFLHNPQTLTFTRLLSIQVTALGNDVKIDIVPLILSCPQIYKLALESPVVRLPQVNQFPPNLINLRLFNLRLEDDPMPTLEKLPKLRVLVIDRYSFMGDEMVCSRGGFNRLESLELSGLQGLKEWKVEESALSRLGYLRIEKCRGLRRVPDGLRSISTLHDILIHRMPKKFKERMEEGGEDFYKVNHVTSRVFIKCDKGTSLSIYLVHKF; translated from the exons atgtctcttacaagaattgcattgaACCATCATCGAGCAACCATTGATCCTAAGGATACTTtgaaagact ATGCACAAAGAAACCACATCAAAAGCTTAAGTGATGTTGAATTAGCCAAGAAGCTTCATGACTTTCAGAAAGAGTGGAAATGTTTGGTGCTCCTTGATGATATATGGACCACTAAAACTTGGGATCTTCTAAAACATGCATTCCCTCAAGGAGACACAGATAGCAAGATCTTACTCACCACTCGGAATAAGGATGTAGCTTTGCATGTGGATCGACATGGTTTCATCCATGAACCTCATTTGCTCAGTGACAATGAGAGTTGGGAGTTGTTTCAGAACAAGTACTTCTGTGTTGGAATGGATCCATCAA GTTCAGACTCGGATGATAATGAAAGGAAGAAAGAACTAGCGGTTGAGATGCTTAAAAAGTGCGCTGGTTTGCCATTAGCCATCATCGTGCTCGCTGGGCTTCTGTCTAAGAAACACACCATATATGAGTGGGAGCAGATGAAAAGAAACATAGTGCGCTGCATAGGTCAAGGTGAACAACACGATGACTCAAAATACCGTAGTGTTTGGTGGGTGTTAGGTTTGAGTTACAGTGAGTTACCATGTCACTTGAAGCCTTGTTTTTTGTACTTGTCTCGCTACGCTGAAGATGCTGTGATAAGAGTAAAAGAGTTGTGCCTTATACTCATAGCAGAAGGTTTTATATCATTAAGAGGAAGTTGTATGGAAACCATCGAGGATGTGGCATATGATTGCTTAAGTGAGTTGGTGGAGAGGAGCATGATTCAGGTCAAAGATATGAGTTCAACAGGAAGGATAAAATCATTTTGCATTCATGATCTCATGCGAGATTTGTGCGTGTCTAAAGCTCGAGATGAAAACTTTCTACATTTGATGGATTTGAGGAATAAAGTGGAAGAGCCAATTGAATCAGTGTCCACTGTCCCGATAACAAATGTACGAAGACTTGCCATTTATTGTGATCGTGAAAGTACTGGTAATGATTTTGTTCATATGGTTCGAAATATGGATGGCTCTCTTAGGTACCTTTCTGTACATGAGCGACACATTGCGTTCGAAGGAGGAGTATTCAGACATGTCTGCAATCGCTTTCTGAGGCTTAGAGTTCTGATCATTGACTTCCGGGATTTTCAACGTACCACCATGTTGCCTAAAGAAATTGGAAATCTTATCCACCTAAGGTTATTTAGTATGCCTAATAGCCGAATAAAAATGATTCCTTCTTATTTTGGGAATTGGAGATGCCTGCAAACTTTGAGAGTATGGACCGATAGTGATAAAATACCAAATTCAATGTGCAAGTTGGAACAGTTGAGGCAtctatattttttaaattcttaTCTCTCTACTGGCGTAAGAATTGGTGAATTCTTGAGGTCAACTAAGTCTAGAAATTTATTACAGACATTGGTAGGTATTCGTACCAAGCATCTTTTTCTGAGTGATTTGCTACAGCTGAAGAATCTCAAGAAATTAGCAATTGTTGTGGATGGAAATTTTGACTCATTCTTACACAATCCCCAAACTCTCACATTCACTCGTCTTTTGTCTATACAAGTAACAGCTCTTGGTAATGACGTCAAGATAGATATTGTTCCTTTGATTTTAAGCTGTCCTCAAATTTATAAGCTTGCACTGGAGTCGCCTGTAGTAAGATTACCACAAGTCAACCAATTCCCCCCAAATCTTATCAACTTAAGATTGTTTAATCTGAGACTTGAGGATGATCCAATGCCAACATTAGAAAAGCTACCAAAATTAAGAGTCCTTGTCATTGATAGGTATAGCTTTATGGGGGATGAGATGGTGTGCTCAAGAGGAGGTTTCAATCGACTTGAATCTCTTGAGCTTAGTGGTCTACAAGGATTAAAAGAGTGGAAGGTGGAGGAGAGTGCATTGTCTAGACTTGGCTATTTGCGTATTGAAAAATGCAGGGGATTGAGGAGAGTTCCAGATGGATTAAGAAGCATTTCTACACTCCATGATATACTGATACATCGTATGCCTAAGAAATTCAAAGAAAGGATGGAAGAAGGAGGAGAGGATTtctataaagtcaaccacgtcaCATCTCGTGTGTTTATCAAGTGTGATAAAGGTACATCTCTATCTATCTATCTTGTTCACAAGTTTTGA
- the LOC133789621 gene encoding G-type lectin S-receptor-like serine/threonine-protein kinase LECRK3: protein MSDEGNFVLKGSNSKKLWESFKNPTDTILPSQVLDMGQVLSSHQSGTNYSKGRFQFHLREDGNVVLNTVNLPSNYANEPYYATNISGESSNSVTATTHIVFNESGYLYVSRGNGEIFNLTRGRVVSTRDYYVRATISFDGIFTQYFHPRNFSSNVSWTPLWSIPDNICISTVVWAGIGVCGYNTICSLKEDKGPKCECLEGYSLINPDDSYGSCKPDFIQGCKEDEITSSGKDAYDIVELRNAGWPGSDYIRIASSTKETCKKSCLNDCLCAVAVLRGGTCWKKRFPLSNGRVDNRRPSIPLIKIRKGNSTILSNHPVTKVIKKNQSGLIRVTLGILSASVCVNFMFLGAICMGFFFIHKKKNERSHSPQEVPESNLRCFSYKELEEATDGFKDELGRGAFGIVYKGFVIQTNASTAVAVKKLSTVLRDGEREFKAELKSIGQTHHKNLVHLLGYCDDGQNRLLVYEFLCNGTLANFLFGDIKPSWNQRCELALGIAKGLLYLHEECYSQIIHCDIKPQNILLDEYNNAKISDFGLAKLLMMNQSRTHTSIRGTKGYVAPEWFRNMAITSKVDVYSFGVVLLEIVCCRRNVDMETGVEGGEILTDWAYDCFREGSLDVLVGYEVDALSDKKRFEIYVMVSLWCVQENPSLRPNMRRVVQMLEGVVEVSAPPCPSPF, encoded by the coding sequence ATGAGTGATGAAGGAAACTTTGTCCTTAAAGGTTCCAATTCAAAGAAGTTATGGGAAAGCTTTAAGAATCCAACAGATACTATTTTGCCAAGCCAGGTATTGGACATGGGACAAGTCCTTTCATCTCATCAATCTGGGACTAACTATTCCAAAGGAAGGTTCCAATTTCATTTGCGAGAAGATGGGAATGTTGTGCTCAACACAGTAAACTTGCCTTCTAACTATGCCAATGAGCCTTATTATGCAACTAACATCTCTGGTGAAAGCTCTAATTCAGTGACTGCAACCACACATATAGTTTTCAATGAGTCAGGCTACTTGTATGTTTCCAGAGGGAATGGTGAAATATTCAATCTGACACGAGGAAGAGTAGTGTCAACAAGAGACTACTACGTTCGAGCAACAATTAGTTTTGATGGAATTTTCACACAGTACTTTCATCCCAGAAATTTTAGTAGCAATGTGAGTTGGACACCTCTTTGGTCTATAccagataacatatgcatttcaaCTGTTGTTTGGGCAGGTATTGGAGTTTGTGGGTACAATACCATTTGCAGCCTCAAGGAGGACAAGGGGCCAAAGTGTGAATGCTTAGAAGGGTACTCTCTAATCAATCCTGATGACAGTTATGGAAGTTGCAAACCAGATTTCATTCAAGGCTGTAAGGAAGATGAGATAACTAGTTCTGGGAAAGATGCATATGATATTGTGGAGCTCAGGAATGCTGGTTGGCCCGGATCAGATTACATTAGAATAGCATCTTCCACTAAAGAAACCTGCAAAAAATCTTGTTTGAATGACTGTTTATGTGCTGTTGCTGTTCTGAGAGGAGGGACTTGTTGGAAGAAGAGGTTTCCCTTATCAAATGGGAGAGTGGATAACCGCCGTCCATCTATTCCTTTGATCAAAATTCGAAAGGGTAACTCTACTATCCTATCTAATCATCCTGTTACAAAAGTGATCAAGAAAAACCAGAGCGGTTTGATTCGAGTTACATTGGGGATATTAAGTGCCTCTGTATGTGTTAACTTTATGTTTCTTGGTGCAATTTGTATGGGATTTTTCTTCATTCACAAGAAGAAGAATGAAAGGTCTCATTCTCCACAAGAAGTTCCTGAATCAAATTTGCGTTGCTTTAGCTACAAGGAACTTGAAGAAGCCACAGACGGTTTCAAAGATGAACTGGGACGTGGAGCTTTTGGCATTGTTTACAAAGGCTTTGTGATACAAACTAATGCTAGCACTGCCGTGGCTGTGAAGAAATTGAGTACAGTACTAAGAGATGGTGAAAGAGAATTCAAGGCAGAATTGAAATCCATTGGCCAAACACATCACAAGAATCTTGTTCACCTACTTGGATACTGTGATGATGGACAAAATCGTTTGTTGGTATACGAGTTCTTGTGCAATGGGACTCTAGCAAACTTTCTGTTTGGTGACATAAAGCCTAGTTGGAACCAAAGATGTGAACTTGCTTTAGGAATTGCAAAAGGGCTCTTATATTTACATGAGGAGTGCTATAGTCAGATCATCCATTGTGATATAAAGCCTCAGAACATACTTCTTGATGAGTACAACAATGCAAAGATATCAGACTTTGGTTTGGCCAAACTTTTGATGATGAATCAGAGCCGTACACACACATCCATTAGAGGGACAAAAGGGTATGTTGCACCAGAGTGGTTCAGGAACATGGCCATTACTTCTAAGGTGGATGTGTATAGCTTTGGAGTGGTACTACTTGAGATTGTTTGTTGTAGAAGAAATGTGGATATGGAGACCGGTGtggaagggggagagatattgaCAGATTGGGCTTATGATTGCTTTAGAGAAGGGTCTTTGGATGTTCTTGTGGGTTATGAAGTTGATGCTTTATCTGATAAGAAGAGGTTTGAGATTTATGTGATGGTGTCTTTGTGgtgtgtccaagaaaatccatCTCTTAGACCCAATATGAGAAGGGTTGTTCAGATGCTTGAAGGAGTTGTTGAAGTGAGTGCTCCACCATGCCCTTCACCATTTTAG
- the LOC133789354 gene encoding G-type lectin S-receptor-like serine/threonine-protein kinase RLK1 produces the protein MFLGAICMGFFFIHKKKNERSHYPQEVPESNLRCFSYKELEEATDGFKDELGRGAFGIVYKGFLIQTNASTAVAVKKLSTVLRDGEREFKAELKSIGQTHHKNLVHLLGYCDDGQNRLLVYEFLCNGTLANFLFGDIKPSWNQRCELALGIAKGLLYLHEECYSQIIHCDIKPQNILLDEYINAKMQNEKHTSCSRYVQDMFWYVFKF, from the coding sequence ATGTTTCTTGGTGCAATTTGTATGGGATTTTTCTTCATTCACAAGAAGAAGAATGAAAGGTCTCATTATCCACAAGAAGTTCCTGAATCAAATTTGCGTTGCTTTAGCTACAAGGAACTTGAAGAAGCCACAGATGGTTTCAAAGATGAACTGGGACGTGGAGCTTTTGGCATTGTTTACAAAGGCTTCCTGATACAAACTAATGCTAGCACTGCCGTGGCTGTGAAGAAATTGAGTACAGTACTAAGAGATGGTGAAAGAGAATTCAAGGCAGAATTGAAATCCATTGGCCAAACACATCACAAGAATCTTGTTCACCTACTTGGATACTGTGATGATGGACAAAATCGTTTGTTGGTATACGAGTTCTTGTGCAATGGGACTCTAGCAAACTTTTTGTTTGGTGACATAAAGCCTAGTTGGAACCAAAGATGTGAACTTGCTTTAGGAATTGCAAAAGGGCTCTTATATTTACACGAGGAGTGCTATAGTCAGATCATCCATTGTGATATAAAGCCTCAGAACATACTTCTGGATGAGTACATCAATGCAAAAATGCAAAAtgaaaaacatacctcatgttcaagatatgttcaagatatgttttggtatgttttcaagttctaa
- the LOC133789619 gene encoding putative disease resistance protein At1g50180: MAVEEAVVSFVIERLGDLLINEAKFLYGVKGQVENAKIKLQCMRAFLKDADACVRNGDERVRLLVVQIRENSYALEDVIATYVFRVASNNEGVGAIRRVLKWSARIIDVYKVGSKIKEISSNIDTWTSELEKYGVQRSMDKAAETSSSYVQERKQLRQAYSYVEDNHVVGFDKDIKDLVALLTEQKDPRKHKVISVCGMGGLGKTTLARKVYQHPQVRTHFDCYAWASISQQCNTREVLEGILFAFTSPTDAQRNHIKSLSDVELGKKLHDFQKQKKCLVLLDDIWTITTWDLLKHAFPQGDTDGKILLTTRNKDVALHVDRHGFIHEPHFLSDNESWELFQKKYFCVGMDPSNSDSDDNERKKELAIEMLKKCAGLPLAIIVLAGLLSKKHTVHEWELMNRNIVRCIGQGEQQDDSKYRSVLWVLGLSYSELPCHLKPCFLYLSRYAEDAVIRVKELCLILIAEGFISLRGSCMEDVAYDCLSELVERSMIQVKDMSSTGRIKSFCIHDLMRDLCVSKARDENFLHFMDLRNKVEEPIESVSIVPTTNVRRVVIYYDNESADNDFVHMVRNIDGSLRYLSVHEGRIAFEGVLRHVCNRFLMLRVLIIDDIPDFVRTTTLPKEIGNLIHLRLFRMPNSQIKMIPSYFGNWRCLQTLRVYTEYDKIPNSMCKLEQLRHLYFYSQSTVVGIGEFLRSTKSRNLLQTLVGIRTKHLVLSDLLQLKNLKKLAIRVDGNFDSFLHNPQTLTFTRLLSLRVIAYGNDMKIDIVPLILSCPQIYKLTLDSLVVRLPQVNQFSPNLIKLRLFNLRLEDDPMPTLEKLPRLRVLVIGLYSFMGDEMVCSRGGFNRLESLQLSGLQGLKEWKVEESALSRLGYLRIEECRGLRRVPDGLRNILTLNHMVIKWMPKKFKQRIEEGGEDFYKVNHVTSRVFIDCNEGSLDVLVDYEVDALADKKRLKIYVMVSMYMCCVQENPFLRPNMRRVVQMLETPLSFSNFPMAGISLWCTLYVSLKSYHVK; the protein is encoded by the exons atGGCAGTGGAAGAGGCTGTTGTTTCGTTTGTGATTGAAAGGCTTGGAGACTTGCTAATTAATGAAGCCAAGTTCTTGTATGGAGTCAAAGGCCAAGTGGAGAATGCAAAGATCAAGCTGCAATGTATGAGGGCTTTCTTAAAAGACGCAGATGCTTGTGTTCGAAATGGTGATGAGAGGGTTCGCCTTTTGGTTGTCCAAATCAGAGAAAATTCTTATGCCTTGGAGGATGTTATTGCAACTTACGTCTTCAGAGTGGCTTCTAATAATGAGGGTGTTGGAGCTATCAGACGTGTACTGAAATGGTCAGCTCGCATTATTGATGTCTACAAAGTTGGATCAAAGATAAAGGAGATCTCATCAAACATTGATACTTGGACGTCAGAATTAGAAAAATATGGAGTACAGAGATCAATGGACAAGGCAGCTGAAACTTCTTCAAGCTATGTCCAAGAGCGAAAACAGTTGAGGCAAGCTTATTCTTATGTTGAAGACAATCATGTTGTTGGATTCGACAAAGACATCAAAGATTTGGTAGCCCTTTTGACTGAACAAAAGGACCCTCGTAAGCATAAGGTGATCTCTGTATGTGGGATGGGTGGTTTGGGGAAGACCACTCTTGCAAGAAAGGTTTATCAACATCCCCAAGTCAGGACTCACTTTGATTGTTATGCTTGGGCTTCAATATCTCAGCAATGCAATACACGGGAAGTCTTGGAAGGAATTTTATTTGCTTTCACTTCTCCCACAGATGCACAAAGAAACCATATCAAAAGCTTAAGTGATGTTGAATTAGGCAAGAAGCTTCACGACTTTCAGAAACAGAAGAAATGTTTGGTGCTCCTTGATGATATATGGACCATTACAACTTGGGATCTTCTAAAACATGCATTCCCTCAAGGAGACACAGATGGCAAGATCTTACTCACCACTCGAAATAAGGATGTAGCTCTGCATGTGGATCGACATGGTTTCATCCATGAACCTCATTTTCTCAGTGACAATGAGAGCTGGGAGCTGTTTCAGAAAAAGTACTTCTGTGTTGGAATGGATCCATCAA ATTCAGACTCAGATGATAATGAAAGGAAGAAAGAACTAGCCATAGAGATGCTTAAGAAGTGTGCTGGTTTGCCATTAGCCATCATCGTGCTCGCTGGGCTTCTGTCTAAGAAACACACCGTACATGAGTGGGAGCTGATGAACAGAAACATAGTGCGCTGCATAGGTCAAGGTGAACAACAGGATGACTCAAAATACCGTAGTGTTTTGTGGGTGTTAGGTTTGAGCTACAGTGAGTTACCATGTCACTTGAAGCCTTGTTTTTTGTACTTGTCTCGCTACGCTGAAGATGCTGTGATAAGAGTAAAAGAGTTATGCCTTATACTCATAGCAGAAGGTTTTATATCATTAAGAGGAAGTTGTATGGAGGATGTGGCATATGATTGCTTAAGTGAGTTGGTGGAGAGGAGCATGATTCAGGTCAAAGATATGAGTTCAACAGGAAGGATAAAATCATTTTGCATTCATGATCTCATGCGAGATTTGTGTGTGTCTAAAGCTCGAGATGAAAACTTTCTACATTTTATGGATTTGAGGAATAAAGTGGAAGAGCCAATTGAATCAGTGTCTATTGTCCCGACAACAAATGTACGAAGAGTTGTCATTTATTATGATAATGAAAGTGCTGATAATGATTTTGTTCATATGGTTCGAAATATAGATGGCTCTCTTAGGTACCTTTCTGTACATGAGGGACGCATTGCGTTCGAAGGAGTACTCAGACATGTCTGCAATCGCTTTCTGATGCTTAGAGTTCTGATCATTGATGACATCCCGGATTTTGTACGTACCACCACGTTGCCTAAAGAAATTGGAAATCTTATCCACCTAAGGTTATTTAGGATGCCTAACAGCCAAATAAAAATGATTCCTTCTTATTTTGGGAATTGGAGATGCCTGCAAACTTTGAGAGTATATACCGAATATGATAAAATACCAAATTCAATGTGCAAGTTGGAACAGTTGAGGCATCTATATTTTTATAGTCAATCTACTGTCGTAGGAATTGGTGAATTCTTGAGGTCAACTAAGTCTAGAAATTTATTACAGACATTGGTAGGTATTCGTACCAAGCATCTTGTTCTGAGCGATTTGCTACAGCTGAAGAATCTCAAGAAATTAGCAATTCGTGTGGATGGAAATTTTGACTCATTCTTACACAATCCCCAAACTCTCACATTCACTCGTCTTTTGTCTTTACGAGTAATAGCTTATGGTAATGACATGAAGATAGATATTGTTCCTTTGATTTTAAGCTGTCCTCAAATTTATAAGCTTACACTGGACTCGCTTGTAGTAAGATTACCACAAGTCAACCAATTCTCCCCAAATCTTATCAAGTTAAGATTGTTTAACCTGAGACTTGAGGATGATCCAATGCCAACATTAGAAAAGCTACCAAGATTAAGAGTCCTTGTCATTGGTTTGTATAGCTTTATGGGGGATGAGATGGTGTGCTCAAGAGGAGGTTTCAATCGACTTGAATCTCTTCAGCTTAGTGGTCTACAAGGATTAAAAGAGTGGAAGGTGGAGGAGAGTGCATTGTCTAGACTTGGCTATTTGCGTATTGAAGAATGCAGGGGCTTGAGGAGAGTTCCAGATGGATTAAGAAACATTCTTACACTCAATCATATGGTGATAAAATGGATGCCTAAGAAATTCAAACAAAGGATAGAGGAAGGAGGAGAGGATTtctataaagtcaaccacgtcaCATCTCGTGTGTTTATCGACTGCAATGAAG GGTCATTGGATGTTCTTGTGGATTATGAAGTTGATGCTTTAGCTGATAAGAAGAGGCTAAAGATATATGTGATGGTGTCCATGTACATGTGCTGTGTTCAAGAAAATCCATTTCTTAGACCAAATATGAGAAGGGTTGTTCAGATGCTTGAAACTCCATTATCTTTTTCAAATTTTCCTATGGCTGGTATTAGTTTGTGGTGTACTTTGTATGTAAGTCTTAAATCCTACCATGTCAAATAA